The DNA segment CATAATAAGGCGAATACTAGGGGAAGACTACTAATAAATCTCCGCACTCTCTCCTTCTCAAAGGGAATCAAAAAGTAACATGATGAGACAACTCTGTACACCTTATCTGGTAGTTAATAACTGACATCTAACTTTGCTAAAGGTGCTCAAACTACCTCCTTAGCTCCTCTTTCCTGGTCTAGGGAACAAACTTCTCCAAAAAAGACCCTGGAGAATTGAGCCCAGGGAAGAAGAGGTGATCATGTTGGTCTGCCAAGCTTATAAACCCGCCACCACCTCTTGGTTGGACCTTGCATCTAGAAGGCGATGAAGTCAACTCTATTGTACTCGACTAGTCCCAAATTATACAAAATCTCATGACACGGTCCAAGAACCCATGGTCATCCTCTGAAGGTGTACCACTAAAGTGAGGAGGATGAATTCGAGAACTTATCCAACCTCTTTAGCTCATCAGCTAAAAATGCGGGCCTCTCCTGGTAACACTCCAAGGGTCTCACAACCACATGCCACCTACTCTAGGgtacgagtagcaggagtctgcgCTCTGCCCCTTGCCTGAGAAGTTGCTGGTATAGTAGGAAATGCCCCGACCCGAGCCAAACTTTCGAACAAACCAACCATacagaccaaagcatcctgaacaaCTGGTGAAACAAGTAAACCCTAGAGAACCCGAGTTGGTCCCACATGCTCCACATTGTCAGTAATCTACTTCTCAATAGGAGCTACTAGTGGCTCCATAATAGCTGCTCGAGCAAAGTCGCTAGCTATAGCGCGTGCTCTATCCTTGCCTCTGCCTCGACCCTAGCCTCTCGCAGCCATGGCCTGGGGTACCGACGCTTGCTCAACTACACTAGATGAAATTtgtaagagaatagaagagaaAAGATTCAGACATAGGAATAAACAAATCCACATGATagagaatgaaagaaaaagaagttttTCTAACAACCCATAGCCTCTCTAAGATAAGTATAGACATGTGCGTATCGATCCagaagactctactagactcgctcatgactcatgagacttAAGAAacttagtgctctgataccaccttatcacgacccaaactccCATCAGAGCCGTGATGGAGCCTAACACTACCTACTAGGAAAGACAACAACCAATATACAGAAATAAATTTCAACAACGGAATTAAATAGTCTTAGAAGAGAAATATAAATAACTGAAGTCAATAACAACAACATGACTGTAAACCATCCCAAATCTGATGTCATCGAGTGTATGAGCTCTACATAATTATATATAGAGTCTGGACCAAAATACAGTACCGTATGAAAGACTATACAGTAATAGCATGAACTAAGAGACTTCAAGGCCTAAGAACAGAATATCAGTGCTACCTCAAAATCTCCAATAGGTAGAGATGTCACCCTCTAGCAATCACCCCTATCAGCAACACttagatctgcacataaagtgtcgaatgtagtatgagtacaactgaccctatttactcaataagtaataatcCTAACCTCCGGATGAAAGCAGTGATACGCTTGGCAAGGTCCATTGCTTATTTAACCAacacaaataacatcaaaataacGGCAAAAGGAAAAGCAGATCAAGTAATATTTAGTTCATATCACAACAATAGGAGAAATAAGCATGCTTTTTAACTAAATTAGTCAAGATATCAATTTTTCCACAGAAATTACCCAATCATGGATTATCAATTTAAACTATGATTCCAAAATTTAAACATGAAATAGAGACATCAAGTACTAGTTAGCATGAGAAAGATGCAACCTTATACCTGCATGACAAGTTTACATGCCCAAAATCAATAATATTGCAATTTAATCATCAAGTATACCAAATCTCAACACATGTATAGTGTCTGATAAATGTACCCCCTCAATCATCACACATGCACGTACTCACTCAGCATTGTACGTGTGCCTGACATAAGTCTCTCACCAAGTATATCTCGTATGCTTGCACCCACCAGTTAATACCTGACTCTGAAGGAGCGGATCCTAGCTCAAGCGCTAGTCAGATCAAAAGTCAATGATCAATATCACTCAGCCCAGATGGGGGCACCGCGCATGGGTCACCTTACTATCAATACCACTCAGCCCGATATGGAGCCCGATGCACACGTCACCTTACTATCAAATATCAACACGGTTCCAAGGCCCAAAATCAATCATTAATCTCCTTaagtctcaatatgccaacccCTCACAGAACCATAATCAAAATACTGCAAGGAGTATAACAACATGCTACAAATCAACTCAAACTTGTGTCACACAAATAAGGACACCAACAACATGTGAGATGACAAATAAAGAGCGCACCAAGACATAGATACAATACGCGGATACAATATCATGACTGAAAATATAACTACACTTAAAAAAACAACTCAATATAGCAAAAAATTGCCCTATCATGTTTCAAACAGATAAACACATAGCATAATATGATTTATAGCATGAATAATAGCTCATGTAGTCATACATGTGGAGGAAATATGGTATCAAAAAGGCATGATCGCAAAAACAACGCATATAATAGCCTACAGTATACTCGGATAATGAATAATCACGGTACGCATACACGCTCGTCACCTTGCACGTGCTTATCCCTCAACACATAACAAACATCATGGCCAACAGAGAAATTACCCGCAAACTAAGCTCAGGCAAGATATACTTACCTCAAATAAGCAATAATCAATACTCCAAAAATCCCTCTCCGAACGgatcaaatctagccaaaataatttAATAACATCAAACAAGGCTATAGGAACAGATTCCGGACTATAAGCTTCGATATTTATTCAATTACACAAAGTCAACTAAAAAATAATTTTGCTTAAAGAAACTGATAAATATAATAACATAGATAAGCATGTTCGATTGACCATGATGCTTAAACAAGAGAACAATCTGTTTATTTAAAGTATTTCGAAGCGAGTTTCGAAACAAAGCTGAAGAGTATATGTAGCCGCTTTCCTAGTTCCAATGATATCTCCACCTTACCTCATCTGCTTCTCTATATTTAAAAGCGCTTCTATTTGCACCTCCAATTTCATATCACCTTCCTGTAaacacaataaagaaaaaattcaaaTGAATAATCAGAGGAATATATCAAAAATGAAGCACGAAATATAAAAACGATCGAACAGTTACCATAttgattttttgagtttttagGAGTTCGATTAAGACCGATTTTGAAACCCGAGAATAGAGAAATAtaacgagagagagagagagagagttgtgtTTGAAGACTTTTAAGTTTTGGTGTTGTTGGATTTTATTGGGTGCAATTTGTGGAGTCTCTATCTGAAATTTAAGGCAATTTGGTGAAggacggggggggggggtgaggaagaaggagaaagaagacggggtccatatatatatataaggagaaAGGGCGCTCTTAATTTTTAGTAGGGAAATAATTCATTTCAAATGTGTTTATGAGGTAAAGAAACACAACttagcccgtttggacataagaaaatttttcctttttttcgaaattttttcacttttttcgaaATAAGTGTTTGTTCATATAAtttccaattttcacttgaagatgcattttgaaatttttcgaaaatttgaaaaactctaaaaagttatttttcaaaattttcactgagatcactcacaaaacttcaaaaacaacccaaaattatatttatgtccaaacacaactctaattttcaaataccatttttactttattaatttttttttactttttttttttggaattttaccattcttatgtccaaacgcccgcTTAGTTCAACAGAGTTCATGGGactttatgtattttgcctatttTACAATTTCAATATTGTTTATGTGAAGTTATTTTTCAAGTACCTAAACTTACAAAAATTTATGAACCTAGACCACAACTTACATAGGAGTCTCAAAATCGGGTGTCTGTGCACTTGCCCCATAACTCGATCGGAGCTACATTTGGCTATATTGTCCTGCAAAGCAAATAAAATTCACTGACATTTCAACAATGAATCAATGTGAAAATTCAGCCAGCTGATTGGCAGATCCGTCTTCAAAATCTGAAACTACATGTGACGTTTCCCCAATTACATCAAATTACAAATCCTAACTCTCAATCACCACTAGATCTCATTGGAGTTTTGCTATAATCGCGTATTCTGATCCGCGATCTGGGTACATTATCAGATGGCAGGGGCGGCGTCGGCGCTGTTCCTCCTCGACATCAAAGGCCGAGTACTGGTGTGGCGTGACTTCCGCGGCGATGTCTCCTCCGTTCAGGCCGAGCGATTCTTCACCAAGCTCCTAGAGAAAGAGGTGTTCTCTTGTTCATTTATttttcattctgttttaatttaaACGACGAAATGTCTGCCAGTTAAGATCATTTCGACTATTAAAAGTTAGATTGCAAGTAAAGACGGATCCAGGATGTAGAAGAGTTAAGCAGTGTCTTCGGTTCTCTTAATATATTCCAATTATAATTAGTGGTAGATTCTGCTCCAACCATGTGTGTATTGGCCTAGCGGTTAATGAAGTGAGAGGAGAACTATGATGTGTCAAGTTCAAAACCCAGCAGGAGTGAAAAAACAGTAGGTGATTTCTTCCATTTGCCTATCCCTTGGTAGGCAGACTTACCCGGTAGCTAtgctggtgggaggtagcaggtaccTGTGGAATAATGGATATGTGCACAAGATAGCCCGGCTGCTACTTTCATAAAAGAAAAGTAGGGGATTCCCAGTATCCAAGTGTCTTCGGGAAAGTAGGATTATGCAAGTTAATTGTTTTAAAGGAAATTCTGCATTTTAAAGCTAATTAGGACTTATGCTAGTTATTGCTTTTAGTCGAATGCTgcattttaaaagctaaatagaGTAAAGAGGAATGAAAGAACATTTTGATAGTGGTTTAATGTGTTTGGAATCTTGTGTTGTTTAGTAAATATGTTCTTTGAAGCGTCAAAACTGGGTAATTACGCAAGCATGGGTTGTGCATGAGTTCATATGGGTTAGGATTATGTTGAGCTTCTCTTCTTTAGAGATGGTTCTTTTCTGAATGATGAAAAATTGTTAAAAAAGAACTAATCAAGTTCGGAAGTTACAGTTGAATTGCAAAATATTTCAATATTCTCCTCGCGATCTCCAGATTATTTATGATCTTCATTTTGTTCCATTTGCAGACAGCTGATTTGTAAAGACTTAGTTGGAGAAAATGAGTTTACTTTTCTGGCTAATTTAAGTGCTAGAATTTGATCATTTGCAGGGTGACCCTCAAGATCCTGTTGCATATGATAATGGCGTGACGTATATGTTTATACAACACAATAATGTGTATCTCATGACCGCATCAAGGCAGAATTGTAATGCTGCTAGTCTTCTTCTGTTTCTACACCGTGTTGTTGATGTAAGTGACAATGGCATTCTAAAAAGTGTGCCTTTAGTATGTTGGTTTGAGATGTGTTTATCTGTTGAGTAGCTGTGGAGAATTATTCATTTCCTTTTATTTGGTTGCTGGCAGGTCTTTAAGCATTACTTTGAAGAGTTAGAAGAAGAATCTCTGCGGGATAATTTTGTTGTAGTGGTATGAGGaacattttatttctttttgggatAAAAAGCATGTGACTGGGAAGAAAATCGTAAAGGATTGGTTGTGACTGGAACAATGTTTTATCTTTTGCAGTATGAGTTACTTGATGAAATGATGGACTTTGGTTATCCTCAATATACTGAAGCAAAAATTCTCAGTGAGTTTATAAAAACTGATGCATATAGAATGGAGGTTACACAAAGGCCTCCAATGGCAGTTACAAATGCTGTGTCCTGGCGTAGTGAAGGGATACAATACAAGAAGAATGAAGTAAGTTTTACATGTTTTATCCAATAGCAGTTTCTTTTAGTGGCTTATATGGAATTTTTTTgttctttcaggtatttttgGATGTTGTGGAGAGCGTTAATATACTTGTTAACAGCAATGGGCAAATAGTGAGGTCGGATGTTATTGGTGCATTGAAGATGAGGACCTATTTGAGGTTTGCACTTTTCTGGGATATATATGTGTTTATGTATGTATGGGTCACTCTTTGCATATTCCTACTTGTATCGGTAAAACTGAAATTTCAATGTATGATTGCCCAGTATGCTGTGGCCGTGTGAGTGATAAACATCTAGTTCATGTCTATAGGTGTTAAAAGATTTTTGACGTTATGCCTTCTTGTCATAGTAATAAATTGCAGATTTGCCAGCAATCTTTGTCCAAGCTCCCTAAAAATTATGACTTTGTTATCAGTTGCCTACATTTGTCTTTGAGAATCACCTCAAAAACTCAAGTTTTGTACTGGCTACTTCTCGCCATCATGACCAGCAGTGTTCTAGGATCAAATGTATACTGATTTCTGTCTATTCTAGTTTAGCATTTTATGTAATATTGCATACTGAATTGTTCTTGGCGATCTTCAGATTTTAATATTATCCTCATCTGGAATCCTGTCCTTCATCCCTAGCCCTGTCTTGCTAGCGAATATAGTGAATCAGGCTGGGCTTTGATGTGGATCCTTTTACTATCAACATTAGGAAGGTGGAAGGACTGATTTTGGAAGAACTTTTTTGTATTGTTAATCAAATTAGCTTATATTATTGTTAAAGTTAgcttcaatcaaagaaaaatctaaGCGTTACTATAGATGGAATAGGTGAGAACTTTGGGGTTGGTTTTGAGTTTAGAGCAGCAGCTGGCGACGGTGAATACAGTGTTAGGTACAGTTCATGACATGAGATGCAGAGCAACAGTATCCTGTGTCGCCAACATATATGGCTTTGCAATAGCCTTTTGGTCATTAATGTGTTAGACAGTCTGGCTTTTATAATACTAAGTGCTTGATCCTGTTGTATGTAAGATTGATGATAGTAAGAACTCTGTTTAAACTGTGTGGGCATTTGTTTTAGTATTCTCTTTTATGAAATTACTTCAGAAGGTTCTTAAAATCTTATAGGCACTTCAGTGAAAGTTGAGATTTAGTGCCCCCTTTTCTAAAGTTTTAAAAACAGTTCTGAAGGCAAGACAAAGCCTAAACCCACCTCTGGGATGTTTCTTGATCTAGTCCAGCCTGATCTTAAATATTGTTTTACATCATTTGGACTAGCACTAGCAGTGTGAAGATTTTCTATGCTGATTATGATTCTGTCATTACTAAGATCATATTTACATGTAATTTTGTTCTTCGAGCCTTTCACTTCACATCTACACGGTTGAGCTGGTGAAGTTCTGTCTTCTTGCCTGCATTTCCTTCCCGTCTTACTAATGAGCTGCCTCTATGGTAGCATCACTAGTGTATATCTACCTAAAATGTCTAGGATTCTTAAATGTTGACACAAGGACTGCATTATTTTTCCAACCTTTGGATCTCCTGTAAGGTTTTCACTAGTTTAACTGCAATTCGACAAAAATCCCACCATGTCACTTTTCTCTTGTATCTCAATTTTACATCTTGTCCTTTACCCAGCCAGTTAATTGATGAGTGGTACTGGTCTAATGACATAATGTTGCTTCTCTTGCAGTGGTATGCCTGAATGTAAGCTTGGCCTTAATGATAGAGTACTGCTGGAAGCACAAGGACGTAATGCTAAGGGGAAAGCTATTGATCTAGATGATATCAAGTTTCATCAGTATGTAATTcaactattttattttctttggtgGATTATGACATCTTTTTGCGTATATGCTTTACCCAAGAATAGGTTTGTGGTGGGTGTGGGAGTTGGGAAGAAATTAAGCTCTTCTGGGCAATGTATACTATATAATCTGTTCAAACATCCGATAGAGTACCTTAGTTTCAAGTTGGTACACAAAGATAGTGAGGCACCGGTTGCTggtctcccccctcccccccccccaaaaaaaaaaaataaaaaataaattctcCCTTCCCTCCTCCCTCCATCATTCTTCTACTAACTTCTTCTGTAACTTAGGTGTGTGCGTTTGGCCCGATTTGAGAATGATCGTACTATATCATTTATACCTCCTGATGGGTCTTTCGATCTTATGACCTACAGACTCAGTACACAGGTGCACTTCCCAATGTTTTAATGCTATCCATCTGACTGACCTTTTTTTAGTGCCTTCACTGAGTCGATCGATTAAAGTGTTATAATAGTAATTAATCTCAGGTAAAGCCTCTATTATGGGTAGAAGCCCAAGTGGAAAGACATTCTAGGAGCCGTATGGAAATTCTGGTTAAAGCACGAAGCCAGTTCAAGGAGAGAAGGTATGTCTATTTGTATAATGCTATACACCTTTTTGGAGCTGCATCATTTGATCTTTTGGAGTTCAGATGGCATACATTATGATATAACGATATGGTGCTAGTTCAGATATGAGTTTATTTGATAATTTCAGCACTGCAACTAATGTTGAAATTGAGTTGCCTGTTCCAACGGATGCAACTAATCCAGATGTTCGTACATCGATGGGATCATCTACTTATGCACCTGAAAAGGATGCATTGATTTGGAAGATAAAATCTTTTCCAGGTGGTAAGGTAAGCGTATGCTTAGTCATAGCTTAAGATTTAACTCATATTTACCTTTTACTGTTTGTTCTCTCTCTGAGATTTCTTTTATGCCAATTCCCATTGCATTTTCAGGAATATATGTTGAGAGCAGAGTTTAGACTTCCCAGTATTACAGCAGAAGAAGCCACTCCTGAAAGAAAAACTCCTATACGTGTAAAGTTTGAGATACCATATTTTACAGTTTCTGGTATACAGGTGAGCCCTAAGTACATGTAATTGTagtttagttaaataatttaGTATTTTCCTTTTCCCCAAATTCCTACAATATTTTAGATGCCTATGTCCACATTTAGTCCATCATATCGAGAAACATTATGAGTCTGAGTATTCAATGGGTGCTAAAGAGGTTTTCTAGCGTAGATTATAAAAGATGTTATTAGCACATGATATTTATCTTCTTATCTTTAATTAGAAATAAAGTCTTATCTATTAGTTAGATATATATTTGTCTTTAGGTAGGAATAAGTTTTTTATCTGTTAGTTAGAGCTTATTGTTTAGGTTGAGACTGAATTCTAGTTGCTTAAAGAGTTTTTACTTGTTGGGTTCTCTATCCGATAATACCTTGTATATTTTATTGAACAGATAAGATTTGATGAATCAATTTTGGTATTATAAACCCTCTCTTCTTCACTTTCttcctcctctcttctctctccctctccctctcttTCTCTTCTCTCGCTCTCTCCTTTCTCATTCATTCTACTTGCATGTCTCCGTTCTCCCTTTCTAGTGCTACATCAGTTTAGTATCAGAGCACACGTTGCGCTTCATTACACTAGGGCTCTTTATATCCATCATTATTATGCTGGCCACTCATTCCAGGAGATGATCTTCCATTCAGTTGGTAATTTGCACATGTACCTAAGGATCTACTACCGCATTATATTACATGAATCAAAAAATTGAGTTTTGGTCTATTACTTAAGACCTTTTGGAGTTTAGTCTCACTCATGAGTTTTCTCCAAGTAGAGTAGTGTTTATAATAAAAGATGTATTACAGTATATTATCTATCTTTTATCCTTTATGTAGAAAGGTATTATAATCTATTAGTTACAGTTTATTTTCTGTTAGACAGTTATAATTATTACTTAGAGTTAGACTTACATTTTAGTTAGAAATAACATTCTACTAGCTTAAAGAGTTTTGACTTGTTGGGCTCTCTACCCTATATATAGACCTTGTATATTCTTTTGCACAGACCTGAATAAGTTTTGATGAATTGATTTGGTATTATAACCTCTCTTTATCACCTTCTTCCTCCACTTTTTCCCCTATTTCTCCTCTCCATCTTCCTGTCTGCCTTTCTCCTTCTCGTCTTTCTCAGTTCTTCCATTTGCAATTCTCCCTTCCCCCTGTCCGGCACTATATCAACTTTACATACAAGGGTGTCCGTAAATTAGGACTGAGTCTTGGAAGGTAAGGAGAGAGCTGAACATGTTTGCGACTGAGCTGCTCAGTGGACAGTTATGGATGACACATCCCACCTTAATCCCGTACGTGAGgtctgggagggtagtgtgtacacagccttacccctaccctataacggcagagaggctgtttccgatagaccctcggcttaagGAACGGTAAAAATAAAGCAACAAGCAATAACAACAGTACTATAATAAGGTAATGGAAGCGAGACATCCATCTATGATTGGAAATTCAAATATCATTGCTCATGACTTGCAATTAATCCTAAACCAATTTTCTACTTATTTCTCTCTCCAAGAGAACCACGCATCTCTCCAAATTAAAACTTCTCCAACCCCGTTGCTGACCTCTCATCCACTGTATATCTCTCAAATTGAACAGGGAGCATGAACAAGAAGCCAGTGATTTAGTCAACTTGCGAAGAACATGCTCACGCTTGTAAAGAACGGGATTCCAAAATATGGGGATTGGCGGTCAAAAGTCAAAACCATCCTTTACTGAGATTGTTGATGGTGGCGCTGGTGGTATTGGTGGACCCAGGGAGCTCTAGATGGGCATGCGAAATAATTCATCGATCAGAACTGGCATTTAATGCAGAGGTTGATAGATTAATGGTGTTGGGGATACTGGTATTACTTGAATTTTTGAAT comes from the Nicotiana sylvestris chromosome 4, ASM39365v2, whole genome shotgun sequence genome and includes:
- the LOC104215258 gene encoding AP-1 complex subunit mu-2; amino-acid sequence: MAGAASALFLLDIKGRVLVWRDFRGDVSSVQAERFFTKLLEKEGDPQDPVAYDNGVTYMFIQHNNVYLMTASRQNCNAASLLLFLHRVVDVFKHYFEELEEESLRDNFVVVYELLDEMMDFGYPQYTEAKILSEFIKTDAYRMEVTQRPPMAVTNAVSWRSEGIQYKKNEVFLDVVESVNILVNSNGQIVRSDVIGALKMRTYLSGMPECKLGLNDRVLLEAQGRNAKGKAIDLDDIKFHQCVRLARFENDRTISFIPPDGSFDLMTYRLSTQVKPLLWVEAQVERHSRSRMEILVKARSQFKERSTATNVEIELPVPTDATNPDVRTSMGSSTYAPEKDALIWKIKSFPGGKEYMLRAEFRLPSITAEEATPERKTPIRVKFEIPYFTVSGIQVRYLKIIEKSGYQALPWVRYITMAGEYELRLT